In the Juglans microcarpa x Juglans regia isolate MS1-56 chromosome 6D, Jm3101_v1.0, whole genome shotgun sequence genome, one interval contains:
- the LOC121236167 gene encoding dehydration-responsive element-binding protein 1E-like — MQSFSEFSDPHPFVSNPAYIEKSESSPLSDAGSSAPRTAHSDEEVILASSRPKKRAGRRIFKETRHPVYRGVRKRNNNKWVCEVREPNKTSRIWLGTYPTAEMAARAHDVAALALRGRSTCLNFADSAWRLHLPGSRDPKEIRRAAAEAAEAFRPVEFGGDCVGDVGKEEVIKQCQENYGSIESCVQEETKIVQENVLYVDEEALFNMRGLLVNMAEGLLLSPPSCLDGEAMGNDMGLDAEVSLWSFSI, encoded by the coding sequence ATGCAAAGTTTTAGCGAATTCTCAGACCCCCATCCATTCGTCTCTAATCCGGCGTATATCGAGAAATCGGAGAGTTCTCCCTTGTCTGACGCCGGCAGCTCCGCCCCAAGAACGGCTCACTCGGACGAGGAAGTTATACTTGCCTCAAGCAGGCCCAAGAAACGAGCTGGCAGGAGGATTTTCAAGGAGACGCGACACCCGGTGTATCGCGGAGTCAGGAAGAGGAATAATAACAAGTGGGTCTGCGAGGTGCGTGAGCCTAACAAGACGTCGAGGATATGGCTCGGGACGTACCCCACCGCGGAGATGGCAGCACGGGCACACGACGTGGCCGCTCTAGCTCTGAGAGGAAGGTCGACGTGTCTCAACTTCGCCGACTCGGCGTGGCGGTTGCATTTGCCGGGTTCTAGGGACCCGAAGGAGATAAGGAGAGCTGCGGCGGAGGCGGCGGAGGCCTTTCGGCCAGTTGAGTTCGGCGGGGACTGCGTCGGAGATGTAGGGAAAGAAGAAGTGATCAAGCAATGCCAAGAGAATTACGGAAGTATTGAGAGCTGTGTGCAGGAGGAAACGAAGATTGTGCAGGAAAATGTGTTGTACGTGGACGAAGAGGCACTGTTCAACATGAGGGGCCTGCTAGTGAACATGGCTGAAGGGCTACTACTGTCCCCACCATCTTGCCTAGATGGTGAAGCCATGGGGAATGATATGGGGCTGGATGCTGAGGTGTCACTATGGAGTTTCTCCATCTAA